The genomic region AAAGGCAATAGGTTGAAATTTAATGTACGCCTGCCAAAAAAAGGAGCAATATAATGCACATGAAGCAAAGATAATTTTTCCTTTTTTATTATATCGCGGATAGAATCCGACAAGTTAAAGCTTTTTAAATTAATTTTATAGTCTGCATCTGAATTAAGGCTGCCAATTTTTATAAACTTAACCCCTGATACAAAAGGCATCAAGCTATCCAACATATACCCCTGGCTTGCCTTTTCAGGTGGAAAATTACAAATCATACCTACCTTTATCTCTGCTTCTCCCATATTGACAGCTTTTCCCTTCTTATAAACCTAAAAAAACCGAATATTATTGCTAATTGCATAATCGCAAAAGACAAAAAAAACTTTAGAGGCCCGGTAAAATGATACAAATTTTTGAATAAAAAACATAGGGCTGTTAGAATATAGAAAATGATCTGGACAATAAATAAGATTTTCAAAAAATTATTTTGCAGAAGAAAACTGTTTGAAATTAAAAAACCAAATAAGAACACTGGAGTTAAGTTACGCAAAACTTTATGAGACCAAAAACAGAAAGACCTAAATCCCTTTTTAAAAGAAATAAGCTTTTTCAAAATAAAGAAGGATTGAAAGTTACCAGAGCTAATCCTAATTCTTCTCTCAAACTCCGACCAAATATCTCCTATTTCTTCAAAAGCCAAAGCGCGAGATTCAAAAATAAGCCTGTAATCATTTTCAATTATTTTCATGCCTAAGACTTGATCTTCAGTTGCTAAACCTTCTTCGCCAAACTGGAATAACTGTTTTCGTAAAGCAAAAATCTGGCCATTTACAGCCATTATACTACAAACGTTACTCTCTAAAGATTTTAATTTGTTTTCCAATGTCCAATAAAATTGCAGATATTCATTAGACTGAAAATCTTTCTTTTTCAAAACTAGCCTACCACAAACCCCTCCAATATGCTTATCTTGAAAATTCGGCATAATATATAATAAGGCCTTTGTATCAAAAATAGTATTTGCGTCGGTAATAAGAATGATTTCCCCTTCTGCTTCTCGAAAAAGGTCTTTTAATACCTGCTGCTTCCCCCTCCTGTCATTAAACTCAAAAAGGTGCAGCCTTTTATCATTAAATAAATGAATGATTTTGTTTGTATTATCAGAAGAACCATCGGAACCTACTAACAACTCGAGCTTGTCTTGAGGATAATCCAAGGAAAATATATTCTTGATCTTATCCTCAACCACTCCTTCTTCATTATACACAGAAAGCAAAACACTGACTTTTGGAAATTCCGAGATAATTACATGGTTATCATCCTTGTTTTTTCTCAAAAAAGTAACCACATAAATTATAGCTATAATCAGAGGATAAATAAAATAAGGATAAACAGCCAAAAATGAAAAAATCGTTAAAAAAACTGATGCCACGCTATTTATCTCCTTTAATAAATAAATCAACTGCTGGATAGAATGGAGAATTTAAATTAACTGCGACCATATTCCAAGTATCATTATAATTAGTATCTAAATAGCCAGAATAATTTAAGCGGTATATCTTATATTCATCTCCGAGAATACCCTGGATTTTATTTAAATCAAAATGTTTTCTACTTACATCATTGTATTCAAAGATAATTAATGGTAAATTATTTCTTATAAAATTACTACCCCCTTCTAGAACTACAGCCTCTGATCCTTCGCAATCAGCTAAAATAATACAATTAAACCTATAATCGGGGAATTGAATATCTAACGTTGAGCAGTTAACAATATAAGATTTGTTAAATTTTTCAAAAATACTTGAACCTCCGGGAGCCCGTAAATTGTAATTGAACATAGCTTGTTTACATTCGTTAGCCAAAGCAATGTTCGAAACATTCACATTTTTGAATTCGTTAATAGAGCAACTTAAATTTATAGATTTACAACCTTCATAAACTGGCTCATATGCAAAAACAGACTTAACTTTCTTATGGCGCGCCATATCAATGACAAATTCACCAACACAAGCACCAACATCTATAAAATCAACTTCAAAAGTAATCTTACTAAGTATTCTGTAGAGGAACAGGTGAGTTTCTGGTTCATTCCATAAACCTGCCACTAATCGGTCATAGGCCCTTGCGATTTTATGATTAAAATACATCTGTGATCCATTTACTTCCAAAATATAATCTCGCTTAATATTCCCATAAAGAAATTCAAAGCCCGGTAAATTAATATTAAACTTTTCGTGAAAAAACTTCTGAATTACTGAGAATATCTTTACAGAAATAAAAAAAATAAAACTCCTCACTCTGTGCTCTCCCAAAACTAATTA from Candidatus Omnitrophota bacterium harbors:
- a CDS encoding glycosyltransferase, producing the protein MASVFLTIFSFLAVYPYFIYPLIIAIIYVVTFLRKNKDDNHVIISEFPKVSVLLSVYNEEGVVEDKIKNIFSLDYPQDKLELLVGSDGSSDNTNKIIHLFNDKRLHLFEFNDRRGKQQVLKDLFREAEGEIILITDANTIFDTKALLYIMPNFQDKHIGGVCGRLVLKKKDFQSNEYLQFYWTLENKLKSLESNVCSIMAVNGQIFALRKQLFQFGEEGLATEDQVLGMKIIENDYRLIFESRALAFEEIGDIWSEFERRIRISSGNFQSFFILKKLISFKKGFRSFCFWSHKVLRNLTPVFLFGFLISNSFLLQNNFLKILFIVQIIFYILTALCFLFKNLYHFTGPLKFFLSFAIMQLAIIFGFFRFIRREKLSIWEKQR
- a CDS encoding FkbM family methyltransferase, producing the protein MRSFIFFISVKIFSVIQKFFHEKFNINLPGFEFLYGNIKRDYILEVNGSQMYFNHKIARAYDRLVAGLWNEPETHLFLYRILSKITFEVDFIDVGACVGEFVIDMARHKKVKSVFAYEPVYEGCKSINLSCSINEFKNVNVSNIALANECKQAMFNYNLRAPGGSSIFEKFNKSYIVNCSTLDIQFPDYRFNCIILADCEGSEAVVLEGGSNFIRNNLPLIIFEYNDVSRKHFDLNKIQGILGDEYKIYRLNYSGYLDTNYNDTWNMVAVNLNSPFYPAVDLFIKGDK